A genomic window from Cotesia glomerata isolate CgM1 linkage group LG7, MPM_Cglom_v2.3, whole genome shotgun sequence includes:
- the LOC123269723 gene encoding ATP-dependent DNA helicase PIF1-like produces the protein MTDDILHQHRTRCNDLAITFSDDMYNEALIAIEDLCIIIANLPLSHFGMNSPNRGATDLMNTEMNREMQYNTVETAAIVTRNVPLMNEEQRTIYDRIMLAVSAGQGGFFFLDAPGGTDKTFLISLILAKIRSNNGIALAVASSGIAATLLDGGRTAHSVFKPPLNIQNNPDAMCNIKKQSSIATVLKQCKIIIWDECTMVHKHSLEALNRTLKDIKNNDKLFGGTLLVLSGDFRQTLPVIPRSTYADEINACLKSSTLWRNVEIVQLKVNMRVQML, from the coding sequence ATGACTGATGATATATTGCATCAACATCGTACACGGTGTAACGATCTAGCGATAACATTCAGCGACGATATGTACAATGAAGCATTGATTGCTATTGAGGATCTTTGCATTATCATTGCCAACTTACCACTCAGTCATTTCGGTATGAATTCGCCAAATCGAGGTGCAACTGATTTAATGAACACTGAAATGAATCGTGAAATGCAGTACAACACTGTAGAAACGGCGGCGATTGTTACTCGCAATGTCCCGCTAATGAATGAGGAACAAAGAACCATTTACGACCGCATTATGCTCGCAGTTTCAGCAGGACAAGGTGGATTCTTCTTTTTAGATGCACCAGGTGGAACTGACAAGACATTCCTTATTTCGCTAATTCTCGCCAAAATACGATCCAATAATGGCATCGCATTGGCCGTTGCATCATCGGGCATTGCGGCAACTTTATTGGATGGAGGCAGAACAGCTCATTCAGTATTTAAGCCAccactaaatattcaaaataacccTGATGCAATgtgcaacataaaaaaacaatcgtcCATAGCCACAGTGCtgaaacagtgtaaaattatcatctggGATGAATGTACCATGGTACACAAACATTCGCTTGAGGCGTTGAACAggacattgaaagatattaaaaacaacgaCAAACTATTTGGTGGCACTCTGTTAGTCCTTTCAGGTGACTTCAGACAAACACTTCCCGTCATTCCACGTTCAACATACGCTGATGAAATCAACGCCTGCTTAAAATCATCGACATTGTGGCGTAATGTTGAAATAGTACAGCTGAAAGTAAATATGCGCGTTCAAATGCTTTAA